One window from the genome of Parachlamydiales bacterium encodes:
- a CDS encoding DnaA/Hda family protein: MQAWEKFLKVQESSLGKDVVDSWLRPLKVVKFDACNLFLEAADSFQMMWFEEHIRPKLKHSLFNHNHAPIKVHLSVGDLQLPKPKKSFGKSNEAKQHTFNPVPFQQSLTFDYPDKLSTFDNFIANDANALAHKLLKELCQIGVPENSEKSTIQHGTYNPIYLYGDHGSGKTHLLAATVHALMKQGYRVIYARSQTFTEHVVSAIRAGEMHLFRQAYRNTDVLIIDDVQEFGRKSATQEEFFHTFNTLHMAGKQIILAGNRTPSELQHIEPRLISRFEWGIVLELKALVRQELSDLLSNKCSVMQFPLNPRTAEYILETFPSGAKALTKALEALVLRSHIAPGMHSHVSSTAISVNQARLYLSDLTKIEIQEQITPEKIIKHVAEHFGIKSEDILGKSQSRECSFPRQLAAFLCRDILKMPFKKIGDLFSRDHSTIMSSVRQIQKQLDENQKDILSAYKSIKTAIKNPLVPTEETANYDSIR; encoded by the coding sequence ATGCAAGCGTGGGAAAAGTTTTTAAAAGTCCAGGAGTCTAGCCTGGGCAAGGACGTAGTCGATAGTTGGCTACGTCCGCTAAAAGTAGTGAAGTTCGATGCCTGCAACCTTTTTTTGGAAGCGGCCGATTCTTTTCAGATGATGTGGTTTGAAGAACACATCCGACCCAAGCTTAAACATAGCCTTTTCAATCATAACCATGCCCCCATCAAAGTTCACCTTAGCGTGGGTGACCTTCAGCTTCCAAAACCTAAGAAAAGCTTCGGAAAATCTAATGAAGCTAAACAGCATACCTTCAATCCTGTCCCTTTTCAGCAATCCCTCACTTTCGACTATCCTGATAAGCTCAGTACTTTTGATAATTTCATCGCTAATGACGCTAACGCCTTAGCGCATAAACTTCTTAAGGAGCTATGTCAAATCGGCGTTCCTGAAAATAGTGAGAAATCCACTATTCAACATGGAACCTATAACCCGATCTATCTTTACGGAGATCACGGCAGCGGCAAAACTCATCTTCTGGCAGCTACTGTCCACGCATTAATGAAGCAAGGGTATCGCGTCATTTATGCGCGTTCTCAAACTTTTACTGAACATGTCGTCAGTGCTATCCGCGCAGGTGAAATGCACCTCTTCCGTCAGGCTTACAGAAATACTGACGTTTTGATCATTGATGATGTACAGGAATTTGGACGTAAATCAGCGACTCAAGAAGAGTTCTTCCACACTTTTAATACCCTCCATATGGCAGGAAAGCAGATTATCCTCGCCGGAAACAGGACACCCTCGGAACTACAGCATATTGAACCGCGTCTTATCAGCCGTTTTGAATGGGGTATTGTCTTGGAATTAAAAGCTCTGGTGCGCCAAGAATTGAGCGATCTCTTAAGCAACAAATGTTCTGTGATGCAGTTTCCGCTTAATCCACGCACTGCAGAATATATCCTTGAAACTTTCCCCAGCGGAGCGAAAGCACTTACAAAAGCTCTTGAAGCATTAGTCCTTCGCAGCCATATAGCGCCGGGAATGCATTCTCATGTTTCATCTACAGCTATCTCAGTCAATCAGGCCCGTCTTTATCTGTCCGACCTGACTAAAATTGAGATTCAGGAGCAGATTACTCCTGAGAAAATCATTAAGCATGTGGCTGAACATTTTGGCATCAAGTCAGAAGACATCTTAGGCAAGTCCCAGAGCAGAGAATGCTCCTTTCCCCGGCAGTTGGCAGCATTCCTTTGCCGTGATATCCTTAAAATGCCTTTTAAGAAAATCGGCGATCTCTTCAGCCGTGATCACTCCACCATCATGTCGAGTGTCAGACAAATTCAGAAGCAGCTTGACGAAAACCAAAAAGATATTTTATCCGCATATAAGTCGATCAAAACTGCCATAAAGAATCCGCTTGTTCCAACTGAGGAGACAGCAAATTATGACTCTATCCGCTGA
- the lgt gene encoding prolipoprotein diacylglyceryl transferase, translating to MNLLSIYWNPNRDIFTIPYIDRPVAWYGLFFILGFIIGYWIVVPMFVRLLKDAGDNRPEAVDECRFLTDKLTWFVIFGTLIGARLGHVFFYYWPYYRAHPLDIFKVWEGGLASHGGIIGILIAIFFYTLSVRKKYPTLTFFTIVDVLCIPSALAGFFIRVGNFINQEILGTETNAPWAVVFGDPADGSIPVPRHPVQLYEGLAVLFLFFVLWTLWWRTNLRKYVGATTGIFFILLFSSRILFEHFKESQSIMRDESWITTGQLLSFPFILLGLALVYCSLKQKKNCY from the coding sequence ATGAATCTGCTGTCTATCTACTGGAATCCTAACCGAGACATCTTTACTATTCCTTATATTGATCGTCCTGTAGCATGGTACGGATTATTCTTTATCCTTGGTTTCATCATTGGATATTGGATCGTTGTCCCCATGTTCGTAAGACTGCTCAAGGATGCAGGCGATAACCGACCTGAAGCTGTAGACGAATGCCGTTTTCTAACTGACAAACTGACCTGGTTCGTAATCTTCGGAACTCTAATCGGAGCGCGACTGGGACACGTCTTCTTCTATTACTGGCCCTACTATCGCGCACACCCTTTAGATATCTTTAAAGTTTGGGAAGGGGGCCTCGCAAGCCACGGCGGCATTATAGGTATTCTGATCGCTATCTTTTTTTACACTTTAAGCGTCAGAAAGAAATATCCGACTTTGACTTTTTTCACCATTGTGGATGTTCTTTGCATCCCATCAGCTCTTGCGGGCTTCTTTATTCGCGTGGGTAATTTTATCAACCAAGAAATCCTTGGCACAGAAACCAATGCACCTTGGGCTGTTGTTTTCGGGGACCCAGCCGATGGATCCATTCCTGTACCACGGCACCCTGTTCAACTTTATGAAGGTCTTGCTGTCCTCTTTCTATTCTTTGTTCTATGGACTCTTTGGTGGCGGACTAACCTTCGCAAGTATGTAGGAGCAACGACCGGAATCTTCTTCATTCTTCTTTTCAGCTCCAGGATTCTATTCGAACATTTCAAGGAATCCCAAAGCATCATGCGCGATGAAAGCTGGATAACAACAGGTCAACTATTAAGCTTTCCTTTTATTTTGTTAGGCTTAGCCCTCGTCTACTGCTCACTCAAACAAAAGAAAAACTGCTATTAA
- a CDS encoding protein-tyrosine phosphatase family protein, whose translation MVSQVRSIDYVSQVKELNKEIDLLVSQGERSSPKSKHIRLDPSISPKIERGYTENSKLEEIKSKFKEICDLRKFNGLSDKDKAKVIKTLSKIQNNVSILLTEQKGKENTQGAQTIDNFETLNDFSQNVQEILKTAKNERDVKSYFVDDLPANDIQNFNKHIDSKTNTGIFIRPSSDKKNYTLVFSRKGSLVRVGLSLTPKGLFARELNREFPSLEELVKVLGTKTQENAINVPKTKGSQEKANLPTQDWFARIENKTTEYFKAAGVRIAMGPNTPYSRKDEDFLVPMYHAPHNRFPDVQPIFDTLVSVEVRGKDIKVHANHIKMDKFESKFMVGQATVYGEEHKFWLAVLDNNSDIIDLTTSIDDLTFNRNPFLVYPNEVGEKGVFPPVLVILQSKSEVTEGVPYTKYIYTVKNEDTGTEKTITRFHYNQWVDHQAVTPESLDHLIIAFGDISKEQFVHCKAGVGRSGTFVVAAYIKEGIDKGIITNDNLDDMLEKLVLDGRTKRGRSFVQTDNQFDLLFNYGQMLLNRKS comes from the coding sequence ATGGTATCTCAAGTAAGATCAATAGATTACGTTTCTCAAGTCAAAGAACTGAATAAAGAAATCGATTTGCTTGTGTCACAAGGTGAAAGATCCAGCCCTAAAAGCAAACATATACGATTAGACCCCTCAATAAGTCCGAAAATTGAAAGAGGATATACTGAAAACAGTAAGCTGGAAGAAATAAAAAGTAAATTTAAGGAGATATGCGACCTCAGAAAATTCAATGGTTTATCTGACAAAGACAAAGCTAAAGTCATTAAAACATTGAGCAAGATACAAAATAATGTATCCATTCTGCTTACAGAACAGAAAGGTAAAGAAAATACACAAGGGGCTCAGACTATCGACAATTTTGAGACATTAAATGATTTTAGCCAGAACGTACAAGAAATCCTTAAAACAGCAAAAAATGAAAGAGATGTCAAAAGCTATTTTGTGGACGACCTTCCAGCGAATGATATTCAGAATTTTAATAAACATATTGATTCCAAAACAAATACAGGTATTTTCATCCGACCTTCTAGTGATAAGAAAAATTACACTCTGGTGTTTAGTAGAAAAGGATCTTTGGTACGAGTTGGATTGTCCTTAACCCCTAAAGGATTATTTGCCAGAGAGTTAAATAGAGAATTTCCCTCGCTAGAAGAGCTAGTAAAAGTCTTAGGAACCAAAACTCAAGAAAATGCCATTAATGTTCCAAAAACAAAAGGGTCGCAGGAAAAAGCTAATTTACCCACACAAGACTGGTTTGCGCGCATTGAAAACAAAACGACTGAATACTTTAAGGCAGCGGGAGTACGGATTGCGATGGGACCAAATACACCCTACTCTCGGAAGGACGAGGACTTTTTGGTACCTATGTACCATGCACCCCACAATAGGTTTCCAGATGTTCAACCCATATTTGACACACTTGTATCAGTAGAAGTTAGAGGTAAAGATATCAAAGTTCATGCTAACCATATTAAGATGGATAAATTTGAATCTAAGTTTATGGTAGGGCAAGCGACAGTATATGGTGAAGAACACAAATTTTGGCTTGCAGTCTTAGATAACAATTCGGATATCATCGATTTGACGACCTCTATTGACGACCTGACTTTTAATAGAAATCCCTTTCTGGTCTACCCTAATGAGGTAGGTGAAAAAGGTGTGTTTCCCCCTGTTTTAGTGATACTTCAAAGTAAAAGCGAAGTAACCGAAGGTGTTCCCTATACGAAATACATCTATACCGTCAAAAATGAAGACACGGGCACTGAAAAAACTATCACCCGTTTTCACTACAATCAATGGGTGGATCATCAGGCAGTCACCCCTGAGAGTTTAGATCACCTTATCATTGCGTTCGGAGATATATCAAAGGAACAGTTTGTTCACTGTAAAGCAGGTGTAGGCCGCTCCGGAACATTTGTTGTGGCAGCATATATTAAAGAGGGAATCGATAAGGGCATTATTACGAACGATAATTTAGACGATATGCTTGAAAAATTGGTCTTAGATGGCCGTACAAAGCGTGGTCGTTCCTTTGTTCAGACAGACAATCAATTCGATTTGCTCTTCAATTACGGCCAGATGTTGCTAAATCGCAAGAGTTAG
- a CDS encoding iron-sulfur cluster assembly accessory protein: protein MSHTETGEQEIIHRQMTIQEILSLFPQKSQRLAQEITNAGLHCVGCHAATWETLEAGMRSHGYDEAAITRLLKKLNAVMKSDFKADKSTVTLTPKAAEKFLEFSQAEGKQGCALFFSDKLEGCSGFTYILDFSDKAGPNDSIFTSHGIEIHVPNDRLDRLVGSVIDFVQTLSSTGFYVENPNTASSCGCGSSHNYSKESRGGGCCGSSSKSSQEQEQSSGGGCCGSSPKPSQDKGHGGGCCSH from the coding sequence ATGTCCCACACCGAAACAGGCGAACAAGAAATCATTCATCGTCAAATGACGATTCAAGAAATCCTGTCTCTATTTCCTCAGAAATCCCAAAGACTAGCGCAAGAAATTACCAATGCCGGATTGCATTGCGTAGGCTGCCACGCTGCTACCTGGGAAACCTTAGAAGCTGGTATGCGCAGTCATGGATATGATGAAGCAGCTATCACTCGCCTTCTAAAAAAACTAAATGCTGTCATGAAAAGTGATTTCAAGGCAGATAAATCTACAGTGACTTTGACTCCTAAAGCAGCCGAGAAATTCCTCGAATTCTCTCAAGCGGAAGGTAAACAAGGATGTGCACTATTTTTCTCTGATAAGCTCGAAGGATGCAGTGGATTCACCTATATTTTAGATTTCTCAGATAAAGCCGGTCCGAATGACTCTATCTTCACTTCCCACGGGATTGAAATCCATGTACCTAACGACCGTTTAGACCGTCTTGTTGGCTCAGTGATTGACTTTGTTCAGACACTAAGCTCAACCGGCTTCTATGTAGAAAATCCAAATACTGCCAGCTCGTGCGGTTGTGGTTCTTCCCATAACTACAGTAAAGAAAGCCGTGGCGGCGGATGCTGCGGATCTTCTTCGAAGTCTTCTCAAGAGCAAGAACAGAGTAGTGGCGGCGGATGCTGCGGCTCCTCTCCTAAACCTTCCCAAGATAAGGGACACGGTGGCGGATGCTGTAGCCATTAG
- a CDS encoding 2Fe-2S iron-sulfur cluster-binding protein, with the protein MATLKFDHNNEEVELNEDSPIAEYCEEAGVPFACTEGVCGTCVIEVVEGMDNMNPPTQEEKDFLGDDTQCERLACQCILKRGKVRISF; encoded by the coding sequence ATGGCTACATTAAAATTTGATCACAATAATGAAGAAGTAGAACTTAATGAAGACTCCCCTATCGCTGAATATTGCGAAGAAGCGGGCGTCCCATTCGCTTGTACTGAAGGTGTTTGCGGAACTTGCGTCATTGAAGTTGTCGAAGGAATGGACAACATGAACCCACCCACACAAGAAGAAAAAGATTTCTTGGGCGATGATACCCAATGCGAACGTCTTGCATGTCAATGTATTCTTAAACGCGGCAAAGTCCGCATTTCATTCTAG
- a CDS encoding bifunctional serine/threonine-protein kinase/formylglycine-generating enzyme family protein, producing MTRELGDYLLLKQLGRGSLGVVYLAEHKFMKKQFAIKILPEELSCDRAFIQRFQEDVSRLAALQHPNIVTIHNVCFHDGVYFLVTDCIVDEMGESTNLYHYLKSQPEPLDEETILHNLKQLAQALDYSHAPSGVSKGTIHRGIKLSNILIGYNKDGPTWYLSDFGLSRIIGCGAVLARSFKAIADTLGSASMWSQAATDEVRYPFPPLEIPNLSPLQHSFLQTFAFLAPEQKSIDGISSLSFKADVYAFGILTYYILTGSFPEGFFPMPSEVRPTLKYSWDKIIAECLRPSPQLRPEKLTPLLESLTEGHTDFSNYRIDLPNYSYAHSEQHSARASKLQKEIDQGLIAPGSSAVENLMPDEPETQLARNPESSVKHYTPERKEIKTVQALPTPHIIIQGGTFSRGSTEGSRDEMPCHQVHIDSFAMDVHPITNEQFVRFLEFIGSEKDSYHRDIIRLRDSRIKRMGGKLSIESGYSKHPVVGVTWYGATAYAKWVSKRLPTEAEWEIAAASGAERHVYPTGHDIEKSEANFFSSDTTPVMSYAPNPQGLYDMAGNVYEWCLDWYGYNYYETSMQEPDNPKGPLQGNYRVLKGGCWKSLKEDLRCAKRHRNNPGTVNSTYGFRCAADI from the coding sequence ATGACACGTGAATTGGGTGATTACCTGCTACTGAAACAATTAGGTAGAGGCAGCTTAGGCGTTGTCTATCTGGCCGAACATAAATTCATGAAAAAGCAGTTCGCCATAAAAATCCTTCCTGAAGAACTCTCCTGTGATAGAGCCTTTATTCAACGGTTCCAAGAAGACGTTTCCCGCCTTGCTGCCCTTCAACATCCAAATATCGTGACTATACATAATGTATGCTTCCATGATGGCGTATATTTCCTCGTCACAGACTGCATCGTAGATGAAATGGGGGAATCGACAAACCTTTACCACTACCTGAAGTCTCAGCCTGAACCTCTAGATGAAGAAACTATCCTCCATAACTTGAAACAGCTAGCGCAAGCATTAGATTACTCCCACGCACCTTCAGGGGTCAGCAAAGGTACCATCCACCGCGGCATTAAACTGAGCAACATCCTCATTGGATATAACAAAGACGGACCCACTTGGTACCTCAGCGACTTTGGACTCTCACGCATCATCGGCTGCGGCGCTGTTTTAGCCAGATCGTTCAAAGCAATCGCCGACACCCTAGGTTCCGCGTCCATGTGGTCGCAAGCAGCAACAGACGAAGTGCGTTACCCTTTCCCACCCCTCGAAATCCCAAACCTCAGCCCCCTCCAACACTCTTTCCTGCAAACTTTCGCCTTCTTAGCCCCGGAACAAAAATCTATCGACGGCATCTCCTCCCTATCTTTCAAAGCCGATGTCTACGCTTTCGGTATCCTAACATATTATATCCTCACCGGCAGCTTCCCGGAAGGATTCTTCCCCATGCCTTCAGAAGTGAGACCTACACTTAAATACTCTTGGGACAAAATCATCGCCGAATGCCTGCGCCCCAGCCCGCAACTTCGTCCCGAAAAGCTCACACCCCTCCTAGAATCTCTAACTGAAGGCCACACTGACTTTTCCAACTACAGAATCGACCTCCCTAACTATTCCTATGCCCACTCAGAACAACACTCTGCACGCGCATCAAAACTCCAAAAGGAAATTGACCAAGGCCTCATCGCCCCAGGCAGCTCAGCTGTTGAAAACCTCATGCCCGATGAACCCGAAACTCAACTCGCACGCAACCCCGAATCTTCTGTCAAACACTACACTCCCGAAAGAAAAGAAATAAAAACCGTCCAGGCTCTTCCCACCCCCCACATCATCATCCAAGGCGGTACATTCTCACGCGGCAGCACCGAAGGCAGCCGAGACGAAATGCCCTGCCACCAAGTTCACATCGACTCCTTCGCTATGGATGTACACCCCATCACCAACGAACAATTCGTCCGCTTCCTGGAATTCATAGGTAGCGAAAAAGACAGCTACCACCGCGACATCATCAGACTCCGCGACTCCCGCATAAAACGCATGGGCGGTAAACTCAGCATCGAATCGGGATACTCAAAACACCCCGTCGTCGGCGTCACCTGGTACGGCGCAACAGCCTACGCTAAATGGGTCAGCAAACGCCTACCTACAGAAGCGGAATGGGAAATAGCCGCAGCCTCAGGCGCCGAACGCCACGTATACCCTACCGGACACGACATCGAGAAATCCGAAGCCAACTTCTTCAGCTCCGACACCACACCCGTCATGAGCTATGCCCCCAATCCCCAAGGTCTCTACGACATGGCCGGCAACGTATACGAATGGTGCCTCGACTGGTACGGATACAACTACTACGAAACCTCTATGCAAGAACCCGATAACCCTAAAGGCCCTCTCCAAGGTAACTACCGCGTCTTAAAAGGCGGATGCTGGAAAAGCCTCAAAGAAGACCTCCGCTGCGCTAAACGCCACCGCAACAACCCAGGCACTGTCAACTCCACCTATGGCTTCCGCTGCGCTGCCGACATCTAG
- the ahcY gene encoding adenosylhomocysteinase: MTLSADYEITSKLSIDSEEGKRLVEFGNKEIAIAEGEMPGLMELKRRYSKTKPLKGARIAGCLHMTIEAAVLIKTLVALGAEVRWSSCNIFSTQDQAAAAIAAEGIPVYAWKGMTEEEYLWCISKTIWFDDKPLNMILDDGGDLTNFVHDNHPELLAGIKGITEETTTGVRNLYKRLKAGTLGIPAINVNDSITKAKFDNLYGCRESVIDGIKRATDIMIAGKIAVIAGYGDVGKGCAEALSGLGARVLITEIDPICAYQAMMNGREVVTMEEAAPIADIFITATGCKDIIRPEHMEVMKNHAVLCNIGHFDIEIDVAWLMNNPNIVRDNVKPQVDIFRWKNKDKSLTLLAEGRLVNLGCADGHPSFVMSNSLSNQVLAQMEIWNEAQRRPIGIHKLSKELDEMIARLHVEYLGGRLTKLTSEQAKYLDVPVDGPYKPDGYNY; encoded by the coding sequence ATGACTCTATCCGCTGACTATGAAATCACTTCAAAACTAAGTATTGATAGCGAAGAAGGTAAGAGGCTTGTTGAATTTGGTAATAAGGAAATTGCCATTGCAGAAGGTGAAATGCCCGGCCTGATGGAGCTTAAACGTCGCTATTCCAAAACAAAGCCTCTTAAAGGTGCACGCATCGCCGGCTGTCTGCATATGACTATCGAAGCAGCAGTATTGATCAAAACACTCGTTGCCCTAGGGGCAGAAGTCCGCTGGTCATCATGCAATATATTTTCTACGCAAGACCAAGCCGCCGCTGCAATTGCTGCTGAGGGTATCCCCGTCTATGCATGGAAAGGTATGACAGAAGAGGAATATCTTTGGTGCATCTCTAAAACAATTTGGTTCGACGACAAACCTCTTAATATGATTTTGGATGATGGCGGAGACCTCACCAATTTTGTCCATGATAACCACCCCGAACTCCTTGCCGGTATTAAAGGTATCACGGAAGAAACAACGACCGGTGTGCGCAACCTCTACAAAAGATTGAAAGCAGGTACCCTTGGAATCCCTGCGATCAATGTTAACGATTCGATCACAAAAGCCAAATTCGACAATCTTTATGGCTGCCGCGAGTCTGTTATTGATGGGATCAAACGTGCGACCGACATTATGATCGCAGGTAAGATAGCTGTAATCGCGGGCTATGGCGATGTAGGAAAAGGCTGTGCTGAAGCTCTCTCCGGTTTAGGTGCCCGTGTCCTGATCACTGAAATCGATCCCATCTGTGCATATCAAGCTATGATGAATGGCCGCGAAGTGGTCACGATGGAGGAGGCTGCTCCGATAGCGGATATTTTCATTACGGCAACCGGATGCAAAGATATTATTCGTCCAGAACATATGGAAGTGATGAAAAATCATGCTGTCCTTTGTAATATTGGACATTTCGATATCGAAATTGATGTCGCCTGGTTAATGAACAATCCAAATATTGTTCGCGATAACGTCAAGCCTCAAGTGGATATTTTCCGTTGGAAGAATAAAGACAAGTCTCTCACGTTATTAGCAGAAGGACGTCTTGTCAATTTAGGCTGTGCAGACGGACATCCTTCTTTCGTCATGTCCAATTCTCTTTCTAATCAAGTCCTTGCACAAATGGAAATATGGAATGAGGCGCAGCGCCGTCCTATCGGTATTCATAAGTTGTCTAAAGAGCTGGATGAGATGATTGCGCGCTTGCATGTAGAATATTTGGGCGGCCGCCTTACAAAATTAACGTCAGAACAGGCAAAATATCTTGATGTGCCTGTAGATGGTCCTTATAAACCTGACGGTTATAATTATTAA
- the yidC gene encoding membrane protein insertase YidC, which produces MDRRTLLMVFLFTMIFLGVQMYFDSQNQDELKKWNTQRIAKLEAKAEVVTQEIENKTAKLESLPYVKLYSDSAMNENIGSGILSGQGIVTLDVNLPETVYAFSDATKKVVPFKRRFSSEVAPLFSIFTSNDKGLISLGQLNYFGSYDLQLIEGDQVFLGEIVDGSFALQATNLLKIYRQMDESKKLPETIQVPDSNAIVLFQHAKGYLPVGIYNPQNKSFFNFETIENIDRYASLIPFKQSEKVENAKEKFYVLENEYQQLVFSSRGGALVEINLPLKDKNFPNSVILPVKNDKEMVSQYPYNARFPSRPYFTAAEKAGGELVEHTNGALGGYYPLIRRDLIESARKLSRNVPAQFYSTNLVSEFPEVAELNYKVKEFTKDKIVLEAQQSFRKITKTYTLDSSQAPYTFKLDIQVDGDTRSLWLSTGVPEVEIISSSPAPALKYRISRGKSAEVKQIDLPSEAVSYSQVQPDWICNSNGFFGIIMDPLSNMEGGFKVQKVNGDADVSRMVELGFKAEDLPGYMMLMPLKGSAGKYSFRFFTGPFATDLLKNIDAHYTDAATGYNPDYIASQSFHGWFEIISGPFAKFLFFLMNIFHTITGSWGFSIILLTIALRIMMYPLNAWSMNSSTKMQQVMPKVQAIQEKYKKDPKRAQAEIINLYRENKINPVSGCLPLLIQLPFLIGMFDLLKSAFELRGASFVPGWIDDLAAPDVLFSWNYSLPIIGNQFHLLPILTGLVMFFQQRWMAPAPTGEISDKDRQQKAMGTIMAVMFTFMFYNFPSGINIYWISTSILGMLQQWWTKRRLAALGEKPVVIQGTTNKR; this is translated from the coding sequence ATGGATAGACGTACATTATTGATGGTTTTCTTGTTTACAATGATTTTCCTCGGGGTACAGATGTACTTCGACAGTCAGAATCAGGATGAACTAAAGAAATGGAATACACAAAGAATAGCAAAATTAGAAGCTAAAGCTGAAGTTGTCACGCAAGAAATTGAGAATAAAACAGCGAAGCTAGAGTCGTTGCCCTACGTCAAATTATATTCTGACAGTGCAATGAATGAAAATATTGGGAGTGGCATACTTTCCGGCCAAGGGATAGTCACATTAGATGTTAATTTACCAGAAACAGTCTATGCCTTCAGCGATGCGACAAAGAAGGTTGTTCCTTTCAAACGCCGCTTTAGCTCTGAAGTAGCTCCTTTATTTAGCATATTTACTAGCAACGACAAAGGGTTAATCTCTTTAGGTCAACTTAACTACTTTGGCAGTTATGACTTACAGTTAATTGAAGGCGACCAGGTATTTTTGGGTGAAATTGTCGACGGTTCATTTGCTCTTCAAGCAACTAATCTGCTTAAGATCTATCGTCAGATGGATGAAAGTAAAAAATTGCCGGAAACTATTCAAGTACCCGATTCAAATGCTATCGTTTTATTCCAGCATGCGAAAGGCTACCTTCCTGTTGGCATTTACAATCCTCAGAACAAATCATTTTTCAATTTTGAAACGATTGAGAATATTGACCGTTACGCTTCATTAATTCCCTTTAAGCAATCTGAAAAAGTTGAAAATGCCAAAGAGAAGTTCTATGTTCTAGAAAACGAATATCAGCAGCTAGTGTTTTCTTCTCGCGGGGGTGCATTAGTTGAGATCAACCTTCCGCTCAAAGACAAGAATTTCCCTAATAGCGTTATCCTGCCTGTAAAGAATGATAAAGAGATGGTCTCTCAATATCCTTATAATGCACGCTTCCCCTCCCGTCCTTATTTCACTGCCGCAGAGAAAGCAGGCGGAGAATTGGTTGAACATACCAACGGCGCTTTAGGCGGTTATTACCCTTTGATCCGTAGAGATCTGATCGAATCTGCGCGCAAGCTATCCCGTAATGTGCCAGCCCAATTTTATAGCACTAACCTTGTTTCAGAGTTCCCTGAAGTTGCTGAACTTAACTACAAAGTTAAAGAATTCACTAAAGACAAGATTGTGTTGGAAGCGCAGCAATCTTTCCGTAAGATCACTAAAACCTACACCTTAGATTCATCGCAGGCTCCCTACACTTTCAAGCTAGACATCCAAGTCGATGGCGATACTCGTTCATTATGGTTATCTACCGGTGTACCTGAAGTTGAAATCATCTCTAGCTCCCCTGCTCCTGCATTGAAATATCGTATTTCAAGAGGGAAATCCGCTGAAGTTAAACAGATCGACCTTCCTTCTGAAGCTGTCAGCTATAGCCAAGTGCAGCCGGACTGGATCTGTAACTCCAATGGCTTCTTCGGTATCATCATGGACCCTCTTTCTAATATGGAAGGCGGCTTCAAGGTCCAAAAAGTCAATGGAGATGCTGATGTATCCCGTATGGTGGAATTAGGCTTTAAGGCAGAAGACCTCCCAGGTTATATGATGCTTATGCCGTTAAAAGGTTCGGCCGGGAAATATTCCTTCCGTTTCTTTACAGGCCCCTTTGCTACAGACCTGCTAAAAAATATCGATGCGCACTACACCGATGCGGCCACCGGTTATAACCCTGACTACATTGCCAGCCAGAGTTTCCACGGATGGTTCGAGATAATCTCCGGTCCTTTTGCTAAATTCTTATTCTTTTTGATGAATATCTTCCATACGATCACAGGATCATGGGGCTTTTCTATTATACTCTTGACAATTGCACTCAGGATCATGATGTATCCGCTGAATGCTTGGTCGATGAATTCATCGACGAAAATGCAGCAAGTGATGCCAAAGGTCCAAGCAATACAAGAAAAGTATAAAAAGGATCCGAAAAGAGCGCAGGCTGAGATTATCAATCTCTACCGTGAAAACAAGATCAATCCTGTTTCAGGATGCTTGCCGCTATTAATCCAGCTTCCGTTTTTGATCGGTATGTTCGACTTGTTAAAGTCTGCATTCGAATTGCGCGGCGCAAGCTTTGTTCCTGGCTGGATCGACGATTTAGCTGCTCCGGACGTTCTCTTTAGCTGGAACTATTCCTTGCCAATTATCGGCAACCAATTCCACCTGCTTCCTATTTTGACCGGTTTAGTCATGTTCTTCCAACAACGTTGGATGGCGCCTGCTCCTACCGGTGAAATTTCGGATAAGGACCGTCAGCAAAAAGCGATGGGAACTATTATGGCCGTGATGTTTACATTCATGTTCTATAACTTCCCTTCAGGTATAAATATTTATTGGATTTCAACCTCAATACTTGGCATGCTGCAGCAATGGTGGACTAAACGGCGTTTGGCCGCTTTAGGCGAGAAGCCTGTTGTGATACAAGGAACTACCAATAAGCGCTAA